AAGAGGGCTAAACAAATTTCAAAACACTGTATTACAGTAAGAGTTTCTGGCCATAGTAGTTGTGAAACATTGGAATATGTCATTAGAGaaggtagactttttttttttaatggggaaaacaatacatttaaatattttggtaCACCGCAGATCACAAGAACTGTTAGATCTTATGTTATTATCATTTTGGTTACTATAcaggtattttctttataaaatagtaAGCACATCAGTCTTGCCTATGTACatgaaaggattttaaaaaatttttctaattaattgaCATAGTTTCTCCCCTTCAGCACTGACCCATGTTAACAAAGAGTATTACCAACTGTGAATCAAGGAATGAAGAGACTCAAGAGAGATTTCACAGTAACGCTCAGTGGACAACTGAGGATCTTTTAGACCTaaattatttaatactttaaatatgtacTGTTTTAAACTTTAGCATCACTGGTAACTAAAAATGTGTACAGGAGAACAACAGCCACAAAAAAATATGAGGTAAAAATTATTCATCTGATCATAATATGCATTTTTTCCTGttctaatgaaaatattaatgtgaAAATAATAACTTGTTTTTTAACTGggccatatatatgctgtctctAATatccatttgtctttttaaaatttattatattaaagaTATACAAAATGGCATGACAAAATAATGGTGATTCATTACCAGATTAAATATTACTGAGACCCTGTGTATTCTTcctcagttctctctctcttccttcttccatggATTAATCACTGTTCTGAACACTGTACCTGATGTATCCATGTATTTATTCACACTTTTTATACAATACAAATACCCCAAATAATTCCTATCATTATTTTACAACTAGTTTTGTTGACTTTGCTTCATGTCTGAATTCATACATGTTGACACATATAGTGTATTCACATGGTAGAGACAGAGCTCACCAAATATTCTATGTGCTCCCATATGATTCTTAGACTTCAGGTTGGAATCACTGGGCTGTGAGCAGACGGGAATTATGTCAAGAGTGGGGCAAGGTGGCTAAaagctccatttctttcttagccTTCTTCAGTGAACTCCTAAGCCACATCTTCCAGATGGGGCAATGGGGCAGCTGTAGGAACATGGAACATCCATCAGTCTGGGTCCCTGTGCGAGGTGGAGCAGAGCCTCTTACCAACTGTGTTGGACATGTAAAACGAATAAGAATAATCCTATTGGGCTAAGACACATATACATACCTACAAATGGGCAGATAACTTCCTTTCTGGTATTATTCAAAAGCAATGCTATCAGTAGCAGGGTAAATTCAAAGCTTTCTGAAAATACTTCTACCTTGGAACTCTAGACTGACATCCATTCTCACTTGCATGACGAAGGATATTTCATATACTCTAATCTTTACCTTCTTTGAAGATCTGCTGCACTAACAAAACTTTCAGAGATGTGCTTATATGTTCACATACTTTTTCTGGTATGTTAGTTTTGTTTCCCCAATTAGATTTTAAGTTCTACACAGGCTTGTAGTCCACAAAGGCATGCAGTGAAGAGTGGCTTACTGGTTGAGGATGGTGAAACTAATATTAAATAACTCTTTGTGTAAGGCACCTTGCTTGTGCTTCACCTGACTTATCTTGATCATTATTACTCCCATTACAGATGAGGATATTAAGACCAAGTAAGTTTCCTTTGGTCACAGAGCTAGGAAGAAGATAAAGGGTGTCAGGAAGGAAATTGAAAGCAATCTGCTTAACTCTATAAAGACTTTGCTTTTTAGCTTTTTCCACTGAACTCAGTGAGACCATGCCTACTGTAGGGTAGGAGCTTTAGTGGAACATAAAACGACTgacaaaatttttttgtttctaaattttgcAAACATTAGTACATTTCTTTGGAGACTTCTTGGGACTGAAGATTGTTAGGTCTTACCTTGATCACCTCTGGGGTCTGCTGAATCAAAACCACTGAGGTAGTATCTTTGACTTTATCACCAACAGGACTTCTGCAGACTGATAAATTGGCCTGGGAGGAAGTTGTCAAGGTTTCTTGTAGAATCTGcatcatctctttttcttgtgATAGGCTCCCTCTGCCTGATTTGCATTCAACCAATTCTTGAGCAAAATCTTCAATGCTTTCTAGAATCCGCAGTAAGAGGGCTCGATCCTCTTCCTCTATTTTGTGTCCATTGGTTTCAATAATCCTTGTTAGACAGGAAGGTGACACTTTTTCCGTGGGTGAGGAGACTTTAGATTTAGGCTCAAGATCTGGGAACTGATCAATCAACTGACTCTGACTATTTAGAGAGTTAGAGCTTTTACCTTTAGCAAGTGGCTCTCTTAGAGAGGTCTCCATCTTTTGTGAGAAAGATTCCAAGTCCATTAACAATTTATCTATCTCTTCCTGACTGTTAGAATTCATAAAatctctgtggttttcctcttcAACTTTAGGAACTTTAGATTTAAGATCTTCCTCAGGTAGACTAACAACTGATTTCTCAAATATCTTACCAATTTCATTTTGCATTGAGGCAGGACATTTTTTAAGATGAGTACCATGGTCTGATAATTCTGCTCTATCTTCATTTACCTTTATCAACTCCTGAGAGGGtccattttctgtcttctgttcaTGATATAATGCTTTCTTTCCATCTGACTCTTCTTCAATATATAGGGTTTCCATGAGATTACCAGAAGAAACATTTTCTAAAGGATTTACAGTTAGTGGCTGTGATTGAACCTGGACATCTTTTAGAGTTCTGGGATCACTTATCTCTAAATTATATAAGGAATTTGTAGAGTTATTTGGAATGGGTTTTATAGTGTCTGTTTTTCTAGAACTGTGCTGGTCATCTTGCAATTCTATAGTTTGAAACTGTCCAGAGTCAAGGGGTGAGAGCTGGACAACATCTTCATACTTGGGGGGCTGTTCAGTGCCAAATACTGGGGAAAAGGGAGTCAGCTGTAAATTAGGCATATTACTGACCAGTTCTGTTAAATCTATAGCCTCATTATTCCCAGATTGCATGAACTCAAATGGTAGCTTTTTCAGGTAGGATGCTAACCTGGTCATTACATTCATATAGACAGTTTCAGAGCTAGAAATTGCATCATTACCATTTCCTTCATTGATGCTACTCCCTGTCTTTTTCTTTATACACTGTTTTATGATGTCTGTGCATTTTTTCAAATCCTCGGAGCATTTTAGCAAGATGTCTAAGCACATCTTTATATCTGTACCAGAagaaaaattatctattttatgtttttctaaaatcTGAGTAACCAGGTCTTCTTCAGAGAAGTTGTGAAGAAACACTGAAGTCAGATTTGTATCGAGTGAGTTTCTACGGGATAAAGATTTTTCCTCAACTGAGGAACTCCGGAGTAAACCAAAGGATGGAGAGTTCCCATCATGGTTATAATGGCCACAGAGCAAGTCAAAATCAACTGACCTCCTGTTGAATGAGTCAGATTtaactttccttccctttttgtAAGCGGCATGGTTAGAGTTTTTGAGTTTTTCAAgggaaaattcttttattttcccactGGCAAAACTGATTGCTTCTCCTGCAATGTCCTTTAAATTACAGGTACTCTGAAATGTAGATCCTTTCCTGACCTTGGGTATGCCCGTGAGGGCTTGATGGGGATAGTCACCTTCAGCTGAGGAAAACCCATTTTCATGGGGTAGAAACAGAGAGTCCAGATCTGTATCTTTGAACTGAGACACAGGGATGTGTAAGAGGTCTGCACAAACACTATGATGTATCACAATGCAGTCAACTCCATGTGTGAAGGTGTGGCAGGTTCCAGTGCAATAATGTATCGCTTGCTCAAAACGCCGGTCTATCACCACACTGCTATAGTGGTTCACAGTACTAACCACAAGTCTGTAAGTTGCTGCCATAATATCAAATCCACTGAGTGGTAGGATGTAGAATTTTCCAGAACTTGTTTCAAGTAAATTCTCCTAAATGACACTCAgctaaaaatatatttgactGACAATGTTCAGTGGTTTCTTGCAAATATAATGACCTTTCCCGCAAAGGGAAATCATCAAAATTTGAGGTTTGGTAACTGTCAGATACAGTAGCTGTTGCACATGCGTGCTTGTATCAgtctaataatttaataattgtgCTTGCTTTCTAGTTTCATTTAGTAATATCATAATACTATAGGATTATttttaggaataaattttaagaagaatAAGGAATATTCTCTTTTAGTTCTTCAGCAGTTCTATGATGCAGACATTTATGGTCATAAATGTACTGTCATAAATCTCAGTTGGTAGTATAGAAGTACTGTGATAACTGAGTCCTCCAAAGGCTTAAATGATCCATTTTTTTGTGAATGACAGgaaaacctataatgaaaaaagaaaataatttaaaggaaataCAGTCTCTTAATACTGACAGaatcttttatttcctcttcttttgtaTCCCACATGCAgttaattatctttttctttgccACATCACTGATGGCTTATTTTTGATTCAAGCCTTTGTTTCATTACACCCTACACTCCTTATTACCTAAAGTAGTATTACCAGCTTTCCTGGGGacttggtgataaagaatccgcttgataatgcaggagatgcaggtttgattcctgagttgggaagatcccctggaggaggaaatggcaacccacaccagaattcttacctggaaaatcccaagaacaaaggagcctggtgggctacagtccatagggtcacaaaacagtcagatatgacttagtaactTAACTACAGTAACAGTATTACCTCAACTCTGCCTTGTTACAGCTGCCTCTCAGTTGGCATTTCTAATCCCGCCCTCCTTGCTTCCTAACATGACACTGACTAGCTTAGACATAGAGAGCTTTCTCACCTCTTACAGATCAAGAATTCACACTACTGATCCCTAACATGCATCATGGCAGGCCTAGCTTTTTTGACTCATTTTCAACAACTATTCCCATCCACACATAACCTTATTTTCTGTTACTGTCCTGCATCAACAGGACAGGTTGATGTTGCTTCCATCAACCTAGGTTTCTTAAAGACGGCTGACACACAGTGCTTGCTCTTCACTGTACAATGTCCTCGACACTTGGAAATTATTCCCTTACCTTCATCTCTTTTCTTACTCTttctgagagagaaaaacaacCTTTATTACTGATCTTGATCTCATCCTCTCAGACCCTGCCACATGCAGATCTCCCTCTCTTGTCATCAATGGATAGAATttaatcattctctttttttttaaagggcatttAAATCATGTTGTAAGTTGCTGTCCAAAAAGGTTCAATCCAGTGCTGCCCAGTAGTCCTATCCATTACTGAAAGTGGGGAGGCGGGTACTGAATTCTCCAAATATTATTGTTGAGCTTTCTATTTCTCccttaatttattttgctttctgtattttaatattctgttGTTAGATACGCATGTTTCTAACTGTTATATCTGCCAGATGGAGGGACACAAACtatcataaatatatgtatatgtataactgactcactttgctgtatagtagaaactaacacagcactataaaccaattatcctctaataaaaattaatttaaaataataaaaagagaaaaaacattaaaaaacaaaacaaaataaaaaggttcagTCAATGTTCTGACTTAACCAATAAatactgagtgcttactgtgtgaCAGGCACCTGCCAAGTGCTAGAGATAGAGCAGTGAATAAAGTCCCTGTCCTGAATGAACTGACGATctagctggaaaaagaaaaacaacatgtAAGTAAACCTAACTTAGATGGTGATATGTGCAATAGAGAAAGATGAAGCACAGCAAGGGTTTAGAAAGGATGAGAAGGTGCTGTGTTACAAAGGGCAGTCAGGGAAGACCTCACTGATATCTGAACAGAGAtctgaaagaagagagggagcagGTTGAGGAGGTATTTGGGGTTAAATCATCTCGGGCAGAATAACCAAAAGTAAAAAGGCTCTGCGGTATAAGCATGCTTGACTTACTAAAAGAATGACAAGGAGGCTAAAGTGACTGGAGTAGAGAAAGCAAGGTGGTAGGCAGTGTGGGAGAAGAGGCCAGAAAGGAAAGGTGGGAGTCTAAATCATGCAGAGCCTGCAGACTATTATGATGAATTTGGCTTTACTGTGAGTGAGCTGGGAAACAACTGATGTCTACTGAGCAGAGGAATGACATGATCAGACTTACGTTTTTAAATTGGTAATTTTGGCTTCTGTGTTCAGAGGAGACTGCAGAGGAGCAAGACAGGAAATAAGGAAACAAGGTAGGAGCTATATCAGTAAATGAGGTAAGAAGGCTGGGGGGCCTGAACCAGGagaggcaaagtgaaagtgaaagtcactcagtcgtgtctgactcttggcaatcccatggcctatacagtccatggacttctccaggacagaatactggagtgggtagccttcccctcctccaggggatcttaaacgctgaatatatttaaaaggtaGAGCCAATATGACTTGCTGAATAAAAGTGTACAATACTACTGCATCAAGAAAGGCGGACTAAGACAAGGACAGGTAGGAGATGACGACAGCAGAGAAAGAGAGCATCAGTTTAACAATACCAAGAATTGCACTGgtattttaacaataaaaacagtTACCCATTTAATAATGAGAAACAGAACttgactgttttcatttttatttcttcaatcccagaaaattctgtttattttgcttatttgttatatttcttttttggtaaagtttctattcaaatcttttgcttaTTTCTGTATTTGAGACAGTGAAATAAGATATGGTTAATAGTTAATACAATTAATTCATGAAAAACCCTTTGTTTTGTTGAATTCTTATACTGTTTAGGATATATTTCTTGGCTCTTTAGATTCAATGATTATTACTCTTTTATTATGCCAATCCTATACTATCATAATTACTATTGTCTTATTAAGTTTTATTATCTGACTTTTTCCCTCATATTTTGAATTATGATTCCTTTTTATGTTCCAACATTCTTTGATGGTCTTCCAGATGAATTTCTGCATTGTCAGGTTTTAAGAAAACTATGATAGGAATTTGATTATAATTACAGTAAACTTATGAATTATTTTGAAGGAACACTGATATCACTATAATATTCAGATTTTCCTTCCACAAACATATAAATCATAATTCCAacactcctttctttctttctttctttctttgtggtttttcttcagtgtttcaccctcatttttctttctttctttctttgtggttttTCTTCAGTGTTTCACCCTCATTCTTCTTTTCCTGCAGTGTCTCAACTTTATTGCTATGTGAATGGATCTTGAGCCATTGTTTTGTCCTCTACTGCCTTGCCTTCAAATCCAAGATGGTGGCTcatataaaactataaagctGAATATCATGCAGGTTGGCTGAAGCTCAAGTATAAAGAAGATCCATAGTAAAGGGAGTGAGtcaaagtcactcaatcgtgtctgactctttgtgaccccatggactataatttatgaccccatgggattctctaggccagaatactggagtgggtagcttttcccttctccataggatcttcccaacccagggatcgaacccaggtctctcacattgcaggcagattctttaccagctgagccacaagggagtaCCTACCCAATAATTCTTAAGTGAAAATACAAAAGTGCCTAAGAGGAATAAGTGTTATGGGGCAGAAGACTAGAATGTAGCAAtggaaggaaatacatttttaaaagatgtacatccaggagacagggaagaaatAGCACCAAACACAAAAAACTATGCACCTTTTCAGAAAACCATGATTTTGAAGAGTTTTTGGGTAaggataaaagagaaggaaaatcaaaggacactatcaagaaagtatATTAGGATAATTGTATGAGAGCTAATAAGACtatatcatttttgtttgttttggccatgctatatggcatgtggtatcttagttccccgaccagggatagaacttgtgcccctctgcagtggaagcatggagtcctaatcattggatctccagggaagtcccaggactgtATCTTAATATGGGTGATAAAACTGGTCCTGAAGCAAAATACAGAACTGTTAGACAATTTAAATATCCAGattaaattgtatatttaaatattaaatttaaactaTTACAACAGTTGTCAGATAAATTCCTAAAGTGACATAAgactcttttatttctctgaaatttgAGAAACTAAAGAGAAATCTTTCTCTAGGTTTGAAAATGAGCAAAACAACCAGTTAATAAGGTAATATGACAGAAAATACAAGGAAGTATTGTTGTGGTGTTAGAATTTGAAGTAATCAAGGGAGAGAATACTGCCAGAGTCAGACATAGGCTTTTAGCCAGTGCTGCCTAGAAAAACTTTCTGTGTTGATGGAAACATTCCATGTCTGCCATGATATGGCTGCATctgccacatgtggctattgagcactttAAACGCAGCTACTGTAACTGAagcactgaattttaattttatttagttaaacattttaaaatttgaaattattttagactcacagaaaagttacaaaaataatatacGGAGTTCCTGTGTGCCCTTCCCCCAGTTTCCTCCAATGGTAACATCCTATATCACCACACCACAAGGATCAAAGGCAGGAAGCCGACAATTAACAGACCTTATttagatttcaccagttttataTGACtcactccttccttttcttttctttctcccttccttttacAGTATGTACCACCACAATCAGGATCCAGAACTACCCCTTCGCTCTTCAGAACCTCTCACACCACTCTTTTGTAGTCATACAGTAAACTGTCCTGTATCATTGTGATTCTGTCATTTCAAGAACATTCATGCAAGGCACACAGTGTTTAAGCTTTTGATATTGGTTTCTCTCACTGAACTCAATGATTTTGAGAGTCATTCACTTTACTGAACATTTCAACAGTTCatccctttttattgctgagtctattgactgtatggatataccacaatttgtctGCCCATTCACCTGTTTAAGGATATTTATGTTGTTTACAGTTTgggttattacaaataaagctgctgtttTTGTATAAACATGATTTTCATTCCTCTATGGTAAATAACCACATTTACAAGTCTGATTGTTAGGTTGAAtgttaagcatatttttaaaagaaactgccaaactatttaccagagtggctacaccattttacattcccac
The DNA window shown above is from Bos indicus isolate NIAB-ARS_2022 breed Sahiwal x Tharparkar chromosome 1, NIAB-ARS_B.indTharparkar_mat_pri_1.0, whole genome shotgun sequence and carries:
- the PPP2R3A gene encoding serine/threonine-protein phosphatase 2A regulatory subunit B'' subunit alpha isoform X1, which encodes MAATYRLVVSTVNHYSSVVIDRRFEQAIHYCTGTCHTFTHGVDCIVIHHSVCADLLHIPVSQFKDTDLDSLFLPHENGFSSAEGDYPHQALTGIPKVRKGSTFQSTCNLKDIAGEAISFASGKIKEFSLEKLKNSNHAAYKKGRKVKSDSFNRRSVDFDLLCGHYNHDGNSPSFGLLRSSSVEEKSLSRRNSLDTNLTSVFLHNFSEEDLVTQILEKHKIDNFSSGTDIKMCLDILLKCSEDLKKCTDIIKQCIKKKTGSSINEGNGNDAISSSETVYMNVMTRLASYLKKLPFEFMQSGNNEAIDLTELVSNMPNLQLTPFSPVFGTEQPPKYEDVVQLSPLDSGQFQTIELQDDQHSSRKTDTIKPIPNNSTNSLYNLEISDPRTLKDVQVQSQPLTVNPLENVSSGNLMETLYIEEESDGKKALYHEQKTENGPSQELIKVNEDRAELSDHGTHLKKCPASMQNEIGKIFEKSVVSLPEEDLKSKVPKVEEENHRDFMNSNSQEEIDKLLMDLESFSQKMETSLREPLAKGKSSNSLNSQSQLIDQFPDLEPKSKVSSPTEKVSPSCLTRIIETNGHKIEEEDRALLLRILESIEDFAQELVECKSGRGSLSQEKEMMQILQETLTTSSQANLSVCRSPVGDKVKDTTSVVLIQQTPEVIKIQNKPEKKPGTPLPPPAPFPSSPRPPSPVPHVNNVVSATLSINIPRFYFPEGLPDACSNHEQTLSRIEAAFMDIEDQKADVYEMGKIAKACGCPLYWKAPMFRAAGGERTGFVSAQSFITIWRKLLSNHHDDASKFICLLAKPSCSSLEQDDFIPLLQDVVDTHPGLTFLKDAPEFHSRYITTVIQRIFYTVNRSWSGKITATEIRKSNFLQTLALLEEEEDINQITDYFSYEHFYVIYCKFWELDSDHDLYISQADLSRYNDQASSNRIIERIFSGAVTRGKTVQKEGRMSYADFVWFLISEEDKRNPTSIEYWFRCMDVDGDGVLSMYELEYFYEEQCERMEAMGIEPLPFHDLLCQMLDLVKPASDGKITLRDLKRCRMAHIFYDTFFNLEKYLDHEQRDPFAVQKDVENDSPEPSDWDRFAAEEYETLVAEESAQAQFQEGSFEDYETEEPPSPSEIGNKGNKIVTSSLSEKCGKLQSVDEE
- the PPP2R3A gene encoding serine/threonine-protein phosphatase 2A regulatory subunit B'' subunit alpha isoform X2, with translation MAATYRLVVSTVNHYSSVVIDRRFEQAIHYCTGTCHTFTHGVDCIVIHHSVCADLLHIPVSQFKDTDLDSLFLPHENGFSSAEGDYPHQALTGIPKVRKGSTFQSTCNLKDIAGEAISFASGKIKEFSLEKLKNSNHAAYKKGRKVKSDSFNRRSVDFDLLCGHYNHDGNSPSFGLLRSSSVEEKSLSRRNSLDTNLTSVFLHNFSEEDLVTQILEKHKIDNFSSGTDIKMCLDILLKCSEDLKKCTDIIKQCIKKKTGSSINEGNGNDAISSSETVYMNVMTRLASYLKKLPFEFMQSGNNEAIDLTELVSNMPNLQLTPFSPVFGTEQPPKYEDVVQLSPLDSGQFQTIELQDDQHSSRKTDTIKPIPNNSTNSLYNLEISDPRTLKDVQVQSQPLTVNPLENVSSGNLMETLYIEEESDGKKALYHEQKTENGPSQELIKVNEDRAELSDHGTHLKKCPASMQNEIGKIFEKSVVSLPEEDLKSKVPKVEEENHRDFMNSNSQEEIDKLLMDLESFSQKMETSLREPLAKGKSSNSLNSQSQLIDQFPDLEPKSKVSSPTEKVSPSCLTRIIETNGHKIEEEDRALLLRILESIEDFAQELVECKSGRGSLSQEKEMMQILQETLTTSSQANLSVCRSPVGDKVKDTTSVVLIQQTPEVIKIQNKPEKKPGTPLPPPAPFPSSPRPPSPVPHVNNVVSATLSINIPRFYFPEGLPDACSNHEQTLSRIEAAFMDIEDQKADVYEMGKIAKACGCPLYWKAPMFRAAGGERTGFVSAQSFITIWRKLLSNHHDDASKFICLLAKPSCSSLEQDDFIPLLQDVVDTHPGLTFLKDAPEFHSRYITTVIQRIFYTVNRSWSGKITATEIRKSNFLQTLALLEEEEDINQITDYFSYEHFYVIYCKFWELDSDHDLYISQADLSRYNDQASSNRIIERIFSGAVTRGKTVQKEGRMSYADFVWFLISEEDKRNPTSIEYWFRCMDVDGDGVLSMYELEYFYEEQCERMEAMGIEPLPFHDLLCQMLDLVKPASDGKITLRDLKRCRMAHIFYDTFFNLEKYLDHEQRDPFAVQKDVENDSPEPSDWDRFAAEEYETLVAEESAQAQFQEGVHHEKRWTGRNTSWNQDCQEKYQ
- the PPP2R3A gene encoding serine/threonine-protein phosphatase 2A regulatory subunit B'' subunit alpha isoform X3, translated to MAATYRLVVSTVNHYSSVVIDRRFEQAIHYCTGTCHTFTHGVDCIVIHHSVCADLLHIPVSQFKDTDLDSLFLPHENGFSSAEGDYPHQALTGIPKVRKGSTFQSTCNLKDIAGEAISFASGKIKEFSLEKLKNSNHAAYKKGRKVKSDSFNRRSVDFDLLCGHYNHDGNSPSFGLLRSSSVEEKSLSRRNSLDTNLTSVFLHNFSEEDLVTQILEKHKIDNFSSGTDIKMCLDILLKCSEDLKKCTDIIKQCIKKKTGSSINEGNGNDAISSSETVYMNVMTRLASYLKKLPFEFMQSGNNEAIDLTELVSNMPNLQLTPFSPVFGTEQPPKYEDVVQLSPLDSGQFQTIELQDDQHSSRKTDTIKPIPNNSTNSLYNLEISDPRTLKDVQVQSQPLTVNPLENVSSGNLMETLYIEEESDGKKALYHEQKTENGPSQELIKVNEDRAELSDHGTHLKKCPASMQNEIGKIFEKSVVSLPEEDLKSKVPKVEEENHRDFMNSNSQEEIDKLLMDLESFSQKMETSLREPLAKGKSSNSLNSQSQLIDQFPDLEPKSKVSSPTEKVSPSCLTRIIETNGHKIEEEDRALLLRILESIEDFAQELVECKSGRGSLSQEKEMMQILQETLTTSSQANLSVCRSPVGDKVKDTTSVVLIQQTPEVIKIQNKPEKKPGTPLPPPAPFPSSPRPPSPVPHVNNVVSATLSINIPRFYFPEGLPDACSNHEQTLSRIEAAFMDIEDQKADVYEMGKIAKACGCPLYWKAPMFRAAGGERTGFVSAQSFITIWRKLLSNHHDDASKFICLLAKPSCSSLEQDDFIPLLQDVVDTHPGLTFLKDAPEFHSRYITTVIQRIFYTVNRSWSGKITATEIRKSNFLQTLALLEEEEDINQITDYFSYEHFYVIYCKFWELDSDHDLYISQADLSRYNDQASSNRIIERIFSGAVTRGKTVQKEGRMSYADFVWFLISEEDKRNPTRYPHSPLCLRTLGQCL